In the Streptomyces fradiae ATCC 10745 = DSM 40063 genome, one interval contains:
- a CDS encoding metal-sensitive transcriptional regulator, with protein sequence MELAMAAEELKAVVNRLRRAQGQIAGVIRMIEEGRDCEDVVTQLAAASRALDKAGFAIIATGLQHCLTDADLAASGDREQMRARLEKLFLSLA encoded by the coding sequence GTGGAACTGGCGATGGCGGCCGAGGAACTGAAGGCGGTGGTCAACCGGTTGCGCCGGGCGCAGGGCCAGATCGCCGGAGTGATCCGGATGATCGAGGAGGGGCGGGACTGCGAGGACGTGGTCACGCAGCTCGCGGCGGCCTCCCGCGCCCTCGACAAGGCCGGGTTCGCGATCATCGCCACCGGCCTCCAGCACTGCCTGACGGACGCGGACCTGGCGGCCTCGGGAGACCGGGAGCAGATGCGCGCCCGGCTGGAGAAGCTGTTCCTCTCGCTGGCCTGA